One Sulfurimonas sp. HSL-3221 genomic window, AACCCTGAACGAGGACAGCCTCGACAACAGCGGGAAGCCGGAGAGTGTCAGTTTTGAGTCCTTCTCCAAACTGGCGGCGGACGTTCTGGGCGATTTCACCCTGAAGCCGGTTACGCCGACACACAAGATGGCGCACCCCTACCAGGCGGCAGCCGTCTACCAAAAGGGCCTCAAGATCGGGGAGATGTTCACGCTGCACCCGACGCTGCAGGCGGAGATGGACCTTCCGCGCACCGTGATGTTCGAAGGATCTTTTGATGCGCTCGCCTTTGAAAGGGTCGAAGCGAAGCCGTACTCCAAGTACCAGGCGTCGCACCGCGACCTCAGCATCCTGATGCCGCAGGCCATGGCGTACGCGAAGGTGGCCGAAGTCATCGAGGGAAGCCGCAGCGGCGAGATCGTCCGCTTCTACCCCGTCGACCGCTATACGGACGAGACACTGGGCGATCAGATGAGCCTGACGCTGCGCTTCGTGCTGCAGTCGCAGGAGAAGACCCTGGAAGAAGAGGAGATCACGGCAGCGATGGAAGGGGTCCTTGCGGCCCTGCAGAACGACCTTGGGGTAGCACTGCGATGAGCCGGGTCCGTATCGCGCCGGCGGGGACGTTCGCATTTCGCAGCGACAAGGTCGCGGCGGACAAATCGATCTCACACCGCAGCGCGATGTTCGCGACCCTCGCCGAGGGCACAAGCGTTATCCGGAACTTCCTGCGCGGGGAGGATACGATGAATACCCTGCGCATCGTGGAAGCGTTGGGGGCCGAGGTGGCGGATGACGGCGAGGTGATCACAATCGCCTCCCGCGGCATCAAAGAGCCCGACGACATCCTCGACTGCGGCAATTCCGGTACGGGGATGCGGCTTTTCTGCGGGCTGCTCGCGTCGGCGGAGGGGCACTTCGTGTTGAGCGGGGACGAATACCTCCGCCGCCGCCCGATGAAACGGGTAACGGCGCCGCTGCGCAGCATCGGCGCGCAGCTCGACGGCCGCAACAACGGCGACCTTGCGCCGCTGAGCGTGCGTGGCGGTTCGCTGAAGGCTTTCGACTATAAAAGCCCTGTCGCTTCGGCGCAGGTTAAAAGCGCCATGATCCTCGCAGCGCTTCGGGCCGACGGCCCCTGCTATTTCGAAGAACCCGAACTCAGCCGAGACCATACGGAGCGGATGCTCAGCGGGATGGGGGCCGAGATCAAAACGGAGCATCTCCGAACGGAAGTGCAGCCGCTCGGCGGACTGCTGCAGCCCCTTGATATCCGGGTCCCCGCCGATCCCTCCAGCGCCTTCTTTTTTGCCGTTGCCGCAGCGATCATACCCGGCAGCAGCGCCGTCATCGAGGGCGTCACCCTCAACCCGACCCGTATCGAGGCCTTCAAGGCGCTCGAACGCATGGGGGCGGATATTCGCTACGAGGTGACCGACGAGCGGTATGAGCCCATCGGGAATATCGAGGTGCGCTACCGGCCGCTCAAGGCGGTCGTCGTCGAAGAGAACATCGCTTGGCTGATTGACGAATTGCCGGCGCTGGCCGTCGCGATGGCGACGGCGGAGGGGACCAGCGAGGTCAAAAATGCCGAAGAGCTCCGGGTCAAGGAGAGCGACCGCATCACTACGGTGATGACGAACCTGCAAAAATGCGGTATAGTCTGTGAAGAGTCCAACGACGGCTACCGCATTACGGGCGGAGCATTGCAGGCGGCTGCCGTCGACAGTTTCGGGGACCACCGCATCGCGATGAGTTTTATCGTCGCCGGGCTGCGCTGCGGGATGGAAGTCACGGATACCGACTGTATCCGGACCTCCTTCCCGAACTTTTTCGAACTGATCGGTACGATCGGGGAAGTGCAACATGAAGATTGAACTGGCAGAGAACTATGGCTTCTGTTTCGGCGTCAAACGGGCGATCAAGATCGCCGAGGAGAACCGCCAGTCGGCCACCTACGGCCCACTGATCCATAATGCGAAGGAGATCGAACGTCTCCAGAAGGATTTCCAGGTCGCATTGACGGAGAATCTGGACGATTTCCAAGCGGGCGACACGGCGGTCATCCGGACCCACGGCATTCCGAAGCAGGAGCTGGAGACGCTCTATGCGCGAGATGTCCATGTCGTTGACGCCACCTGCCCCTATGTGACCAAACCGCAGCAGATCTGCGAGGAGATGAGCGAGCAGGGGTACGACATCGTTATCTTCGGCGATGAGGCGCATCCGGAGATCCGCGGGGTGAAAAGCTACGCCAAGGAAGGCGCTTATGTCGTTATGAGCGTCGAGGAGCTCGAACAGATCCGCTTCAAAGAGAAGATTGCCGTCGTGGCGCAGACGACGCGGAAAGTCGACGAGTTCCTCAAAATCGTCAATTACCTGATACCGCGCTATAAAGAGGTAAGGGTCTTCAACACGATCTGCAACGCGACCTTCGAAAACCAGGATGCGGTGCGGGACCTCTCAAAACGGGCCGATGTGATGATCATCATCGGCGGGAAGAACTCTTCGAATACGAAGCAGCTGCACAGTATCGCCCAGGCGTACTGCCTGGACAGTTATCACATCGAAGGACCCGACGACATCGACGACGCCTGGTTTGACGGGAAAGCGTATTGCGGCATCAGTGCCGGCGCTTCCACGCCGGATTGGATCATCGAACAGGTGATTGCGCGGATCAAAACGGGCTCGAAGAGCGCCTGAAGCTTCCGGCGCGTTTCCGGAAGATGCTGCTTAGCGTAAAAAATCCGCCCTCCTGTAATCTTTCTGCTTCATAAAAGCTTTCTTTCGCTATACTCACGAGATTTTATTACGTAATAAGGGTACAGGTATGGCTTTCGATAACGAAGCATTTGAAGAAGAAAATTTCGCCGAGATGCTGGAGGCTTCTTTCCAGGAGCAAGAATCAAATCGCATCACCGAAGGTGAAATTGTCGCAATCCAGGAAGACGATAATCGCGCGCTCGTCGGAGTTGGAGAGAAACTGGAAGGTATCATCAGTCTTGATGAGATCAGGGATGAGGCAGGCAACCTGCTTTTCAACGTCGGTGACAAGATCACGGTTATGGTCACAGGACACTACAACGAGCGTCCGAAGATCTCCTACCGCAAGGTCCTCGAGCAGCAGAAGACAATGGAATTCGTCGAGGCGCACAAAGAGGATTTCGAAGATGTGATCATCGAAGGAACCGTGACCAAGAAGAACCGCGGCGGCTACGTGATCGAAGCGGACGGCGTCTGCTTCTTCATGCCGCGTTCACTCGCGGCGTTCAAAGAGAGTGACAACGTTCTTGGCCGCAAAGTCAAGGCACAGGTCATTAAACTTGATCCGGAAGACAACTCCATCGTCGTCTCCCGCCGCAAACTCTTCAACGAAGAGCGCAAGCGCAAGAAAGAGATCATCGACCAGCTGATGGAAGAGGGTACGATCGTCGAAGGTGTTATCAAGAAGATCACCAGTTACGGTATGTTTGTAGACGTCGGCGGTGTCGACGGCCTGGTCCACTACAACGAGATCAGCTACAAAGGCCCGGTCAACCCGTCCAAGCTCTACAACGAAGGCGACAAGGTCCTCGTCAAAGCGATTGCTTACGACAAAGACAAGCGCCACCTCTCCCTCTCCATTAAAGCGGTCCAGCCGGATCCGTGGAAAGAGATCGAGGACGAACTCGAAGCAGGCGATACTATTACGGTTACGGTCAGCAACATCGAGCCGTACGGTGCGTTCGTCGACCTCGGAAACGATATCGAAGGTTTCCTCCATATCTCAGAGATCACCTGGGACAAAAACATCAAGAACCCGAAAGACTACCTGACCGTCGGCGACGACATCGACGTCGAGGTGATCGACGTTGATCCGGATAAGCACAAGCTGCGCGTCTCCCTCAAGCGTCTTCTGCCGAAACCTTTCGACGAATTCGCGAAGAAATTCAAAGAGGGCGATATTGTGACCGGTACCGTCACATCCCTGACGGACTTCGGTGCGTTCGTCAAGATTGCCGGCGTCGAAGGGCTCCTGCACAACCAGGACACGACATGGGAAAAAGGCGTCAAAGCCAAAGACCTCTTCAAATCCGGCGACGAAGTCGAAGTCAAGATCGCCAAGATCAACCGCGACGATCAGAAGATCTCCCTCAACCGCAAGATGCTCGAAGAGAGCCCGGTTGAGAAGTTTGCCGCTTCCCACCGCGTGAACGACATTGTCAAAGGCAGCGTCCGTGACGTAAAAGACTTCGGTGTCTTCGTCTCCCTGAGCGACGGCGTCGATGCGCTGATCCGCAACGAAGACCTCGAACCGCTCAAAGCGGAAGAGCTCGAAAAAGGGCAGGAGATCGAAGCGGCAATCGTTGCGATCGACGCCAAGCGCGACCGTATCCGCCTCTCTGTCCGCAAACTCGACAGACTGCACGATCAGAAAATCCTCGACAAGCTCAACGAAGAGGAAGGTTCCAACAGCCTCGGCGACCTGATCAAAGACCAACTCAAAAAATAACCCCTTTCCGCACCGGCGGAGGGGCTTCCCAAATTTATCAGCAATGCCCTGCGAGGCAGGTACTTGTTGATAACATTTTCAATTTCACTTTAGGATTTTAAGATGGAAAAATATAAAGTAGTCGTGTGTGACCATATTCACGAAGCCGGGCTCGAGATGCTTCAGAACGATCCGCAGATCGATTACGTTTTCGCTGCCGATGTCGACAAAACGGCGCTGCTCGATGTCATCGCCGATGCCGACGTCGCGATCACACGCTCCTCTACCGACGTGGATGACAAGTTCATCGGTGCCGCCAAGCAGATGAAGGCGATCGTCCGCGCCGGTGTCGGTGTCGACAACGTCGATATCGACGGCTGCTCCAAAGAGGGGATCATCGTCATGAACGTCCCGACGGCCAATACGATCGCTGCCGTCGAACTGACCATGGCCCATATGCTCTCCTGTATGCGCATGTTCCCCTACTCCCACGACCATCTTAAAAACCAGCGCATCTGGAAGCGCGAGAAATGGTACGGCTACGAGCTCAAAGGCAAGAAGCTCGGTATCATCGGTTTCGGTAACATCGGGAGCCGCGTCGGGGTACGCTGCAAGGCGTTCGAAATGGACGTCGTGGCCTACGATCCGTACATCCCGGCCTCCAAGGCGACAGACCTCGGCGTGAAATACACGGACAGCTTCGATGAGATCCTCGGCTGCGACATTATCACGATCCATACGCCGAAAAACTCTGAGACGATCGACATCATCGGTGCCGAAGAGATCGCGAAGATGAAAGACGGCGTCGTGCTCGTCAACTGTGCCCGCGGCGGCCTCTACAACGAGGAAGCGCTCTATGACGGCCTCAAATCCGGCAAGATTCGTTTCGCCGGTATCGACGTCTTCAAGAAAGAGCCGGCAACGGACCACCCGCTGCTCGACCTGGACAACATCGTCGTCTCCCCGCACCTTGGTGCGAACACCTTCGAATCCCAGTACAACATCGGTACGCAGGCGGCGCAGCAGGCGATCGAAGCGGCCAAGGGCATCGCCTTCCCGAACGCCTTCAACCTGCCGATCGACGAGACGAAGATCCCGGCATTCGTCAAACCGTTCCTGGAGCTCGGACAGAAGATCGGCTTTATGGCGAGCGAGCTCAACCGTGCACCGATCGTCTCCATCAAGGTCAGCGCACAGGGCGATATCGCCGAGTACCTCGACTCTCTCAGTACCTTTGTAACCGTCGGTGCACTGGCGGACAAGACCGGAGATACCATCAACTACGTCAACGCCTCTTTCATCGCCGAGCAGAAGGGGATCAAGATCGAAACCTCTGCCGAGCTCGGCAGCAGCGCCTATAAAAACCTCATTTCCGTCAAACTGACGACGGACAAGCGTGTCGTCGATATCGACGCGACGATCTTCGAAGAGGGCGTCCAGCGTATCGTCGAGGTCAACGGTTTCGACCTCGACGTCGAGCCGAAGGGGAACTTCACCCTCTTCAAAAACACCGATGTCCCGGGCGTTATCGGCAAAGTGGGATCGCTGCTGGCGCGTAACGGCGTCAACATCGGCGACTTCCGCCTGGGCCGCAACAGCAACGGCGAAGCCCTTGCCGTCATTATCACCGACACGCCGGTCAAAGACGCAGCACTTTCTGAGCTCTCCGCGCTCGAAGAGTGCATCAGCGTCGACACGGTCCGCCTCTAAAGAGACCATCGGAGTCTTCCGGTGTTCTCGCACTTTCCCGCAGGCACCCTCCCTTTTTTAGCCGAACTCCAGAGCAATAATTCCAAAGCCTGGTTTGACGCCAACAAGATGCTCTACCATGAGCTTGTGCTTGAACCCAGCCGCGCATTCGTCGAGGAGATGGGCGAACACCTCATGGCCCTCGTGCCGACGATCAATGCCCTGCCGAAAGTCAACGGTTCGCTCTTCCGCATCTACCGCGACCAGCGTTTCCATTTCGATGAGCCGCCGCTGAAGGACCATATCGGGATCGTCTTCTGGCAGGGCGGCGGCAAGCGGATGCAGAGCAGCGCTTTCTACCTCCATTTCGACCCGCAGACGCTCCTGGTCGCAACGGGCTTGCGCCGCTTCAAGCCCGCGATGCTCTCCGCTTACCGTTCCTATCTGAAATCCGAAGAGCGCCGAAGGGAGCTGCAGGCTATCCTCGAGCGGCTGACGGCGCAGGGGTACAGGCTGCCGGAGAAACGCTACAAGCGCCTTCCGGCCGGTTTTGACGCCTCGATGCCCCTGGCAGAACTCACTCTTTACAACTGCATGTACGCCTATACGGAGACCGAGGCGGCGTTGATGACGTCCGAAACGCTTATCGACACGCTCTATGCGCATTACGAAGCGATGCTCCCGTTGCAGCAGTGGGTGTATGAAATGACGCTATATGCGGAGCAGCAGAACTGATCCTACCGATGCTTTCCGGGAACCAGTGACGGGTAGTCTATCCGGTTGCGAAGACGGTACTCCTTCGGACAGATTCCTTCATGGTTTTTGAAAAAACGCCCCAGCTGTGAGGGGCTTTCGAAATTGAGGGCGTAGGCGATCTGCTTGATTGACATGTTGCCGAAGCAGAGCAGGTACTGGATCTCCTTGATAATGCGCAGGTGGATGTAGGAGAGGGCGCTTCGGTGCAGGGTGGCCTTGACCGTTTCACTGAGATGCTTCGGGGTGACAGCCATCATCTCGGCATACGCTTTGACGCTCTTTTTGTTCCAGAAATGCTCCTCGATCAGGACCAGGAACTCCGCGCTGAGCTGTTCGGCCCTGGTGAGGTTCTGCGGCAGGCCGGCATTCTGCTTTTCGCGTTTGAGGATGAAGAGCAGCTGGGTGATCAGCATCTTGGCCATACTCCTGAAATCCTCTTTTTTCTGGCGCAGTTCATAGCTGAGCTGCTCATAGAGGGAGAGGACCTGGGCATAGCTCGCCGTATCGAGGACGACATCGTTCTGGTGAAGGCGGTGAAAGGCAAAGAGCGGGTCGAGGTCCTCCGAGGAGAGGTTCTTCTCTTCAATGAACGCCTTGTCGAAGAGCAGCACGTAGGTTTTCGATTCGTCCGAGATATCCCTGAACGCGTAGATGGAGCCGGGGCAGACCAGTTGCAGCGCCTGGGGTTGGATCGTGTAGTCAAAGTGGTTGACGCTGCGGATGGTCTCTCCCTTGAGTCTGAGAAAAAGGGCGTAATAGTCGAACCGGAGGGGAATGCCGTGACTCGGCGCGATGTCATCGAGCAGCAAGACGACATCCTTCGCTTCGAAACCTTCGGCGTAAAAGTCCATCCCGAAGGTGGGGTTGGGTTTGAAAAGGTACTTGTAGGTATTGATCGTCTCTTCGATCGTGTATAGCGGAAGCGGCGCTCCCATGGTCTCACCTTTCTTCTTTTGCCTATTATAGTGACGCAATAACTATAGAAAAATCAAATAATCCGACAAATTGCACAGTTAAGCGAACATTGGCTCTTTCCAACGGATGCGTGTGCTGTTAAGATGGTGGGGTAGTACTGCAAAATTCATTTTTAGGCCGTTACGGCCTTTGATAAAAAGGATTCTCTATGTTTTTACCGATCCGTAAAATGGCAGTAATGGTGTTGGCGTCCGTCGTGACAGGGCTCTTTTCCGGACTCTCCGCCGAAGAGCCGGCACTGGCGTACAAGTACGATGATCAGCGGCTGCAGTGGGTGCCTTGCCCGGCCTTCCTCGGTGAAGCGTGCAAGATCGCCGTGTTGCATGGCGATCCGGCCAAGCCCCACACCGATGTTTTGTTCAAAGTCCCGGGCGACTATAAGATCCCGCACCATTGGCATACGTCGGCGGAGCGCATGGTCCTCGTCTCGGGCACTATGACGGTCCAGTACGATAACCAGAAAGCCGAACTGATCGAAACCGGGATGTACGCGTTCGGACCAGAGAAGCATCCGCATGTCGCCTACTGCGAAAAAGGGGACCCCTGTGTGCTCTTTATCGCCTTCAACGAACCCATTGACGCTTTCGAGATTATGAAACCCGCTGAATAGGGGGGAAAGGGCGGTTATTTATTATGCCGCTGCCGCCATAGGCGCATCAGGGCGTTTTCGCCCAGGGGATGCCTGTGCTTGACCCGGAAACTGTGGACCCATTCCCGGACAAAATCTTTCTGCAGGGTTGCGTTGATGGCCGCGGTGATGACCATGGCAATGAGGGCACCGATGGTGGCGAAGAGCATATCCTTGTGCGCATCCCAGACGTCGCCCTGGGTGCCCAGATAGGCCATCCCAAGGTCGCCGCCGAAGTAGACGGCCGCCCCCCATTCGACCAGTTCATAGAGCATGGAGCTGGCCATGGTGACGAGGAGGGGGAAAAAGTAGCCCCAGAACCCTTTGACGTCGACGACGCGCAGAAAAAACTCCCGCAGTGGGTAGGCAAGCAGCAGGCCGTAGAGAAAATGGACGACGCGGTCGAAGTTGTTGCGCTCCCAGCCGAAGAGCCCATTTAGCGAAATACCGAAGAGGGATTGTCCCCAGGCCTCATAGGGCACTTCGGCATAGGTGTAGTGGGCGCCGATTTCGTGCAGGTAGAGAAAAAGAAAGATCAGCGTCAGCGAAATGCGCGAAAGGGGGAAGGTTCTGTAGGTCGTGGCGAAAAAAAGCACGGCCAGCAGGACCAGTACGTTTTCGAGCAGCCAGTCATGCCGGTCATAGGGGGCGAATGCGAGGAGGATGAATTCCACTGCGAAGAGCAGGGAAAGGAGCAGAAGGTAGCGGTTGTGGGCGTAGCAGCACTCCTCTTCGCTTTGCATTCACTCTCCTGTCGGCCGGATTAGCTCTTCTTTTCAGCGGGCTTTTCGGCAGGCTTTTCGGCTGCGGCGTCCTGAACGGGTTTGGCCGCGCTTTCGGACGTTTTACGATGGCTTTCGCCTTCAAAGATCCCTTTGGACTCGATCACCATCTCTTTGGATGAGATGACCCCTCCGACGTAACCGTTCTCCTTGATCTCGACCCGATCGACGTCGAGGGTCCCTTCGATGCGGCCGCGCACGATGAGATGCGGTGCTTTGACTTCGCCGACGATCACACCGTTCTGTCCGACGGTGATGACCCCCTTGGAACGCATCGTTCCCTCCAGACGACCGTCAAAAAAGACGTCGCACTCCAGTGCTATTTCGCCTTTGAGTAAAGCGCCAGCTGTGATGATGGTGGTACTGGTGTTGGTGACGGGAGCTTTTGCAGGTGCTGATCCCGAGTTATTGTTGCTACCAAAGATTGCCATGGTACTTTTTTCTCCTTTTCAAAGATGGTGGCATAGTGCTCAAGATCCCACTTGATGAACCAGTAGGGATTGAGTTTGCGCTGGATAAATCGCACTTCGTAATGAAGGTGCGGTCCGTTGCTCATCCCGCTGTTGCCCGTATAGCCGATAACGTCGCCTCTTCTGACATATTGTCCGGATTTGACGCTGATCTTGTTAAGGTGTCCGAAATAGGTCTTGAAACCGTAGTTGTTGTCGACGATAATCAGACGCCCGTAACCGCTGCTACTGTGCAGCCCCGCGTACTCGATGACGCCGTCCGCCGTGGCATGGATGGGGGTGTTCATCGGCGCGCGGAGGTCACTGCCGGGATGGAACTCTTTGCGGTGGAGGGTGGGGTGGGTACGGTAGCCGAATTTACTCGTAATGCCTCTATACTCGACGGGGGAACCGTTGGGGATGTGCTGCAGCAGCGCCGCGCGCTGTACGGAGGTCATCTGGGCGATCTCGACGCGTTCAAGCAGGCTGCTCTCTGTTTCCGTATCGGGCGCCAGACCGATCAGGCTTTCGATGCCGTCGAGACGGTCGGATACGGTGGTCAGCTCCTTCTGTTTCGCAGCCAGGTCCAGTTCTGCCGCCGCGATGGAACTGCGCAGCTCGGCGTTGTGCGCTTCGAGCTGAAGCTTTTTCTCGTCGATATCATTAAGAGAGACGTTGAGGAAGACAATAAACGCGACCCCTGCGGCAATCAGCGTGACGAGACCCGCTCCCGAGTACAGAAGGACTTTTTTGACGATATTGTGGAGGCTGTACTGCCGTACGCCGTCAATGTCGTGGATCGTGACAGTGAAGCGTGTGTTCATCCTTCTTCGTCTCCTATGGTACCGCCGAAACAGTCCTCTTTTTTGCGTATACAGCTTGAATTATTATCTTTGTTTAACAAAATATTTATTTGACATTATACCTTGATTTGATGCGGTCTCGTTTCCGGAAAAACGGTACCATGTCAAACTGCAGATCAATATATAATATTTTTAAATACCGCGCCCATTTTACATTGCTAATCTTAAGAAAATTATAAAGCGTTAAATTTATGTTTTTTAATATTTAATATAGATAAAATTTGCGAAACTTTCTCTCCGTGTCTACTGAAAAACCTCATGAAACCTCGATGTCGCTTTTCAGTTTTCTGCCGCCGGAGATTTCAAAGGTATTGCGTTCATAGAAGGCCAGCGTCCTGTCAAACTCCGGCAGGGGAGGCGTCGTCACCTCCAGCCGCTTCCACCCTCTGGCCGCCGCGAAATCTTTGGCGCGCTGCAAGAGCGCCACACCTACGCCCATTGAACGATAGGCGGGGCGTACGTAGAGTTCCGGAATCGTGCCGTAGGCCCCTTCGGTGTAGAGGGCATAACTTTCATAGAGTGATATGAATCCGATCGCTTCTCCGGTAACGGGGTCCCTGGCGAGAAAGACGTAATAGACGCCACGGGACAACAGCTCCGCAGCCCGGGTTTCCGTCTCTCCCTGATGAAAACGGAAGGCTTTGACGTTGATGCGGTCCATGATCTCCTGGAGCAGTTCACCGGTCATGACGGCGATGTCGCGGGCATCTTCCGGTGTGGCGCAGATGATAGTGGGGTGCATGGTCTCTCCTTGGTGTCGGTCTGAAGGGGGGCGTCTCAGGCTTTTGCAATCAGAACGGTGCCTGTGCCGATCATGACGCTCCCGGCCATACGCTTCAGCTGTTGTTGCGACCGTCCGCTTTTGAAAAGCATGCCGGTCCTCGCGGCGGAGAAGGCGTAAAAGAGCATGACGGAGCCGAGTATGGACGTGAGTGCAAGCACGATAAGCAAGACCTCAACACTTTCCAGGGCATGCAGGTCGACAAAGGCGGGGAGAAAGCCCAGATAGAAAAGGATGACTTTCGGATTGCCCAGCGTGATGGAGAGGCCGCTCAGAAACCCGTACTTTTTGGATGCCGCAACG contains:
- the aroA gene encoding 3-phosphoshikimate 1-carboxyvinyltransferase, yielding MSRVRIAPAGTFAFRSDKVAADKSISHRSAMFATLAEGTSVIRNFLRGEDTMNTLRIVEALGAEVADDGEVITIASRGIKEPDDILDCGNSGTGMRLFCGLLASAEGHFVLSGDEYLRRRPMKRVTAPLRSIGAQLDGRNNGDLAPLSVRGGSLKAFDYKSPVASAQVKSAMILAALRADGPCYFEEPELSRDHTERMLSGMGAEIKTEHLRTEVQPLGGLLQPLDIRVPADPSSAFFFAVAAAIIPGSSAVIEGVTLNPTRIEAFKALERMGADIRYEVTDERYEPIGNIEVRYRPLKAVVVEENIAWLIDELPALAVAMATAEGTSEVKNAEELRVKESDRITTVMTNLQKCGIVCEESNDGYRITGGALQAAAVDSFGDHRIAMSFIVAGLRCGMEVTDTDCIRTSFPNFFELIGTIGEVQHED
- a CDS encoding 4-hydroxy-3-methylbut-2-enyl diphosphate reductase, which gives rise to MKIELAENYGFCFGVKRAIKIAEENRQSATYGPLIHNAKEIERLQKDFQVALTENLDDFQAGDTAVIRTHGIPKQELETLYARDVHVVDATCPYVTKPQQICEEMSEQGYDIVIFGDEAHPEIRGVKSYAKEGAYVVMSVEELEQIRFKEKIAVVAQTTRKVDEFLKIVNYLIPRYKEVRVFNTICNATFENQDAVRDLSKRADVMIIIGGKNSSNTKQLHSIAQAYCLDSYHIEGPDDIDDAWFDGKAYCGISAGASTPDWIIEQVIARIKTGSKSA
- a CDS encoding 30S ribosomal protein S1; its protein translation is MAFDNEAFEEENFAEMLEASFQEQESNRITEGEIVAIQEDDNRALVGVGEKLEGIISLDEIRDEAGNLLFNVGDKITVMVTGHYNERPKISYRKVLEQQKTMEFVEAHKEDFEDVIIEGTVTKKNRGGYVIEADGVCFFMPRSLAAFKESDNVLGRKVKAQVIKLDPEDNSIVVSRRKLFNEERKRKKEIIDQLMEEGTIVEGVIKKITSYGMFVDVGGVDGLVHYNEISYKGPVNPSKLYNEGDKVLVKAIAYDKDKRHLSLSIKAVQPDPWKEIEDELEAGDTITVTVSNIEPYGAFVDLGNDIEGFLHISEITWDKNIKNPKDYLTVGDDIDVEVIDVDPDKHKLRVSLKRLLPKPFDEFAKKFKEGDIVTGTVTSLTDFGAFVKIAGVEGLLHNQDTTWEKGVKAKDLFKSGDEVEVKIAKINRDDQKISLNRKMLEESPVEKFAASHRVNDIVKGSVRDVKDFGVFVSLSDGVDALIRNEDLEPLKAEELEKGQEIEAAIVAIDAKRDRIRLSVRKLDRLHDQKILDKLNEEEGSNSLGDLIKDQLKK
- the serA gene encoding phosphoglycerate dehydrogenase is translated as MEKYKVVVCDHIHEAGLEMLQNDPQIDYVFAADVDKTALLDVIADADVAITRSSTDVDDKFIGAAKQMKAIVRAGVGVDNVDIDGCSKEGIIVMNVPTANTIAAVELTMAHMLSCMRMFPYSHDHLKNQRIWKREKWYGYELKGKKLGIIGFGNIGSRVGVRCKAFEMDVVAYDPYIPASKATDLGVKYTDSFDEILGCDIITIHTPKNSETIDIIGAEEIAKMKDGVVLVNCARGGLYNEEALYDGLKSGKIRFAGIDVFKKEPATDHPLLDLDNIVVSPHLGANTFESQYNIGTQAAQQAIEAAKGIAFPNAFNLPIDETKIPAFVKPFLELGQKIGFMASELNRAPIVSIKVSAQGDIAEYLDSLSTFVTVGALADKTGDTINYVNASFIAEQKGIKIETSAELGSSAYKNLISVKLTTDKRVVDIDATIFEEGVQRIVEVNGFDLDVEPKGNFTLFKNTDVPGVIGKVGSLLARNGVNIGDFRLGRNSNGEALAVIITDTPVKDAALSELSALEECISVDTVRL
- a CDS encoding DUF2461 domain-containing protein, producing the protein MFSHFPAGTLPFLAELQSNNSKAWFDANKMLYHELVLEPSRAFVEEMGEHLMALVPTINALPKVNGSLFRIYRDQRFHFDEPPLKDHIGIVFWQGGGKRMQSSAFYLHFDPQTLLVATGLRRFKPAMLSAYRSYLKSEERRRELQAILERLTAQGYRLPEKRYKRLPAGFDASMPLAELTLYNCMYAYTETEAALMTSETLIDTLYAHYEAMLPLQQWVYEMTLYAEQQN
- a CDS encoding AraC family transcriptional regulator; amino-acid sequence: MGAPLPLYTIEETINTYKYLFKPNPTFGMDFYAEGFEAKDVVLLLDDIAPSHGIPLRFDYYALFLRLKGETIRSVNHFDYTIQPQALQLVCPGSIYAFRDISDESKTYVLLFDKAFIEEKNLSSEDLDPLFAFHRLHQNDVVLDTASYAQVLSLYEQLSYELRQKKEDFRSMAKMLITQLLFILKREKQNAGLPQNLTRAEQLSAEFLVLIEEHFWNKKSVKAYAEMMAVTPKHLSETVKATLHRSALSYIHLRIIKEIQYLLCFGNMSIKQIAYALNFESPSQLGRFFKNHEGICPKEYRLRNRIDYPSLVPGKHR
- a CDS encoding cupin domain-containing protein; amino-acid sequence: MFLPIRKMAVMVLASVVTGLFSGLSAEEPALAYKYDDQRLQWVPCPAFLGEACKIAVLHGDPAKPHTDVLFKVPGDYKIPHHWHTSAERMVLVSGTMTVQYDNQKAELIETGMYAFGPEKHPHVAYCEKGDPCVLFIAFNEPIDAFEIMKPAE
- a CDS encoding DUF2238 domain-containing protein; the protein is MQSEEECCYAHNRYLLLLSLLFAVEFILLAFAPYDRHDWLLENVLVLLAVLFFATTYRTFPLSRISLTLIFLFLYLHEIGAHYTYAEVPYEAWGQSLFGISLNGLFGWERNNFDRVVHFLYGLLLAYPLREFFLRVVDVKGFWGYFFPLLVTMASSMLYELVEWGAAVYFGGDLGMAYLGTQGDVWDAHKDMLFATIGALIAMVITAAINATLQKDFVREWVHSFRVKHRHPLGENALMRLWRQRHNK
- a CDS encoding bactofilin family protein, translating into MAIFGSNNNSGSAPAKAPVTNTSTTIITAGALLKGEIALECDVFFDGRLEGTMRSKGVITVGQNGVIVGEVKAPHLIVRGRIEGTLDVDRVEIKENGYVGGVISSKEMVIESKGIFEGESHRKTSESAAKPVQDAAAEKPAEKPAEKKS
- a CDS encoding M23 family metallopeptidase; this translates as MNTRFTVTIHDIDGVRQYSLHNIVKKVLLYSGAGLVTLIAAGVAFIVFLNVSLNDIDEKKLQLEAHNAELRSSIAAAELDLAAKQKELTTVSDRLDGIESLIGLAPDTETESSLLERVEIAQMTSVQRAALLQHIPNGSPVEYRGITSKFGYRTHPTLHRKEFHPGSDLRAPMNTPIHATADGVIEYAGLHSSSGYGRLIIVDNNYGFKTYFGHLNKISVKSGQYVRRGDVIGYTGNSGMSNGPHLHYEVRFIQRKLNPYWFIKWDLEHYATIFEKEKKVPWQSLVATITRDQHLQKLPSPTPVPPSSQLALYSKAK
- a CDS encoding GNAT family N-acetyltransferase is translated as MHPTIICATPEDARDIAVMTGELLQEIMDRINVKAFRFHQGETETRAAELLSRGVYYVFLARDPVTGEAIGFISLYESYALYTEGAYGTIPELYVRPAYRSMGVGVALLQRAKDFAAARGWKRLEVTTPPLPEFDRTLAFYERNTFEISGGRKLKSDIEVS
- a CDS encoding LysE family translocator; this translates as MSVYDLAAFSAAMFLLAVTPGPGVFITVSKALASGFKASLPVIAGIVSGDLVFLLAAIYGLAAVAEVFAALFVVIKYAGAAYLIWLGMQLWRSPPKQVRVAASKKYGFLSGLSITLGNPKVILFYLGFLPAFVDLHALESVEVLLIVLALTSILGSVMLFYAFSAARTGMLFKSGRSQQQLKRMAGSVMIGTGTVLIAKA